The DNA segment CCAAAATCCAAATAGAACAACATCTGCCTTCATATTGGACCGACTGTATAACTTGCAGACTTGACTCATCGATTAATTCTCATGATTACAATAAGAATCGACATCCGGCAAATTCCTAACGAGGTCGTGGCCTAGGTAGGGGCTGAAGCTGTTGCTGATGGTGCGAGTAACCGCTCCTCGAGTTAGCTGGCATCGGCTGTACCCTCTCAGGGCTGTCATCCAGGTTCAAACCAGCCACCAACTGAGCAATCTCCCTgtccttcttctcttctttggGCAGCGCGTTTCCATTTTGCCCGCTGAAGCCCAAAGAGGCCAAACTTCCGTGACTTCTGCTACGATGCTCGGCGCGAATGCTGTATGAGAACGCTCTTTCGTTCAAGTGACCTTTTCTTCTGTAGATTCCAGTTCCAAAACGCGATTCGTTCTCCGGGCTATCAGCTGCTCTGCTCATCTCTGCGGTGGTAAGATCCGCGTGAGAGGCAGCCAGTCTTCTGGAAGCTCCTAGGGTCGAAGAATCCGCCTCAAGATGCTGTCTTCTGCCTCTGTTTCCAGCTGTCCCGTAAGTTCCAGCTGGATAAATGGCTGCAGCGGGTGGAGGAGGCACCACAGGTAGTGGAGCGTACACCGGAACGATTGGAGCGGCTGCTGGAATCGGTCTGAGCCCTTTAGGATGATGGTGAGCCTTCCTAGGTAAAGTTGCTGCTGGTACCAATAAAACTGGCGCTGGTCTGGCCAAAGTTCCTGCGACTGATCGACTGCTAGGTGGCAGAGGATGAGGATGATAGTGCTGTTGCCTCACTGGGTGACCCAGAGTATGGTGTCCATGGCCGTTAGTGTATATTCCTTGATGCAACTGAGGATGAAGGTGAGCTTGTTGCAAGGGATCTTCGTGAGAGGATCGGTTTTTGAGCTTTTTGAGCTTCTTGTTCGCTTTTCTGCGGACTGAGGACGATGAAGATTCTTCGAGGAGTAAAGGTTGGGAAGGTGGAGGGGGCGGAGGCGGTGGAGGAGGTGGAGCGACCAGCTGACGAGGTCTGGATCCCTTGGTGCTTCTCAGAGTCCCCTGTTCCTGATATAAACCGTCTACCTCTTCTCGACCTCTGGCCCAGACCTTATGATTCTCATCTCCATTATACAAGCTAAGGTCGTCTGTTGAGGTAGCGTCTAAACGAGTTGCTTGTGGACTGTCTAGAGTAGTACTGGATCCTCCTAGCGTGTGGTAGAGACTGTTATTCGAAGGATGTCCACTGGTGACTCCGTTGGTCGTCGTGGCAGAGGGATCAAGGCCCTTGGCGTAGCTACTGTCCGCGTACGCGTGAAAGCAACACCTGACCAGGGCGTTGGCCGCCATGTCGCGCTTGCATATAAATGCGTGACATTCGAGAACCTTGATACCCGTGGTTCGTCGCAGAACCGCGGCGAAAAGCGGCGGATGGTTGGCACTTGGCGTTCTAGCGAAGGGAGAGTCCAAGGGAAGGAACCTCGTGTTCGAGGCATCGCCGCTTCCGCCTTTGACATGCCTCACAGCAGCGCAGTAGTGCAGCGCCTCGATGGGAAAGAACCTGGTGACCTTCTTGCGGTGCTCGTCCACATTCTCCAGCAGCAGGCCGTTGCTCCAGACGCTCAGCCAGGAGTCCAGTCCACGTGCTCCCAAGGCACCCTGTTCTGGGTATAGTTCTCTCAAAGGTTCTTGCACCCCTAGCAAACCTTCCTTACTCGCATGGGGCACCGAGCTGCCTAAGTAAAGGACTCTGCAGCGACAGTACGGCGTCGCCGTATCCTGATTGGCACCTCTCATTTTTGTATTCGCTGGGTCAGTCCGTCGGATCCAATACTAGCGATCACTGATCAGTAGACCGAAGATTCTTGCGATGATCCTTCTACGTCGTTTTGGCTTATTATCCTCTTCTATCAAGATGAATACTCTCGGAAGAGGAGCAGAAACATACTACGCGTAAAGAAGTCAGCAACCATTCAGAACCATCGAATCATCGGACACCGTGTAACCATCGATTCGATTGAATAAAATTCAAGGAACACACGCGACCGTAAGGTACACACGGAACAACGTTACAGAGGACTCCACCCGGTAACACACTCCACTCGCGATTACGCAGTCACTTTCCAAAGACGTAGCCCGGTTGCAAAATACGCGTGCGTGGACGAGAGAGCCGCTCTCGGCTATTTCGCAGCAGCTGTAGCCGCCGCTCGCGAGAGATCGCGTCAGGCCATTATGGCCGCCTTCTGACGACTTCCCCACCAACTAGCTACCTGGCCGTGTCTCCTCTTCTACCTGGCCTTCTCCTCCTCTGTGTCAGTCCGTTTTTCTTTCTACCAGCGCGTCCCAGCCCGACTCTTACCAACCTTTTTCAACCCCCCACCAATCCTTTTTCTCCCACCTTCCTCTACCAGCCGCTCAAGCCAGGTCCTCCTGTGGTATGCGGTGTACACCAGTGGCGTCTACGTCCTCCTGGTTGCCCCTTACCTCCACGTGTACCGATCCACCGACAGGTAGACACTCTTTTCACCGAGGGAACGCTCACCGACGATCGAACGGGCGCGCTGAGTGTGTCGCCGCCGTTGGAATCCAGAGGCGCGGTCGACAGGCCTCGTCAGCCACGCAGGCCGTCGTCTCTGACGTTCCTCTATGTCTCATCGGCACTCACAACTTGGATAAATATCCAGATATACGTGTACCTATATCCTGATTGCGTTTATCCGATATTATTAGCCGAACTTTCAACGATTACTTCCGACGTTCTTCACTATTACTGTACTGTGTTTCGTATAGATGGCGCTGAGGTCGCATTCACTTGACGACTGGTCCCACTTTgacgaatttatttcttgtttatGGTCCCTGGAGGATCGTGTTGGGTACGTAGAAGTGGAATACGAGATTGCTGTTCCACAGCGAGGTTTCTGATGGTAGAACGCGCACGGAGAGAAGGTAGGAATTGAACAGCGAGGCTGTTGACGCTTGTACGCTCCCCGTCAGACTGAAGACTGACGGAAGGCGTGAGACTTCGACCGACTGGGCCCCACTATTCCACCAGgccccttctctctttctttcttcttctccctctttcttccttcttcttctgaTTCTCTTTCTGCCGCTTTTCTGCTTCGGGAAAGGCACTCCCTGGCAAAGGCCGTATCTGCCTCGGGAACCCTTCGCCCGATGGGGTGTCTGGAACTGTGCCGAGGAAAATGGACATTCTTCCGAGCCGATTTTGCCGAGGAACGCCGATAGCCTTCTCTTTCTATCATGGTACTTCTTTTTCGCGGAATAGAGTGATGCAACCAACAGTGTTTTGTTCCGAGCTGTTCTCGGTTGAATGGATTCCTGATGACGATGAAGGAAGCTGGAGAAATTTGTAATGGGAATGGAGAAGTGATTAGGACTAGGATTAGGATTAGCGAGGAACGAAGCATGAAAATTACGTTTAAGTACTTTTGGAATATTTGGCTAAAATAAAGGACCTGAAAGGAACCATTTATTTTGGCCAGTTTGGTGATTCTAAGATTCAAAATTATTCCAATCGATTTCAAGAAAATGAAAACAAGAGGAACAAGAGACGGTTTGATAGAATCTGATATATCACTTTCGATACTCACAGCATTTCTGAGAATTAATTATAAGTTTTGAATTGCGAAGTCGTAAATTTTATAGTCAGAAGAGTTTATGGCTACGGAAGAGAAGAAACGAATGGGTAccacctttttcttttttcgacgCCATTCAAGTAATTTGCTGGAAATAACGCCAAAGAAACTAAAATGAATGGTATAAGAAATGTTACATAATGCAGGAGAAGATAAAACCACGTACAATGTGCATTACTAAATGCAGGTATTAAGACACCAATCTTCTGCAGaatctaacaaattttaatttatttaatatttttatattctatatgtgCTATACTAATGAAACAACGAggttttcttttaaatacaaGCACACAACTAAAGTAATGAAAAGCATTCAACGTGTAACAAATATCACACTTCGTGATACAACAGGTGCGttcatatttacaaatttttccaaCAAATCAGATAAAATTCGGTAAAAGGCATTTTTTTAAAATCCGACATATATCTGAAAACTTaagaattagaattttattcacATTGATAgttctattaatattaataaggaATGATTAAATCTTGCTGTTTAGAACGTGGAAGAAAGTAAGCGTTTTGTGTTGCAAAGGCAGCTTTCATGAAAATCGACAGAGTCTGTATGTCGACACAGTATTTTCGACACCCTGATTTACGGACGAAATCGCAGGCAAAGGGTTAACACGGATTACTCGcgaaaacgatacacgttacgATCGAATTCATGAATACcccgttcataaatatttagcGAAGCAGTTTCGCGTCGTAGCGATATATCTCGCGGCAAGATTTAAGCATCGACGTCTGAACTTTGAAATTCAGCTCTCCTTTAAACTACGGCACGATATATTTCTAGTGACGAACATCCTTTTCACGATTAAATCACAGATACGTTTTTCAACGAAAactatttccaaattttctcgaAATACTATGTCAATTTTTCCAAAAGAGGAACAAAATACATAAGGAGCAATTGGGAATTTGGAGCCTCTCCAAATTCCCAAAAATAGATGTTCTttctttgtttaaaaaaatcgaGTGTTCGATGAAAGTGGGCTGGAAATTTCGTTAGGCCAACCACAAATTCAAGCGCCAAAGAAAAATGTACGTAATAAATCAGAAATTCCTCGGAATAAAGAGTGGATTAGATAACGAAAGGAATTGCAACGCCAGTTTACCATTAAATGGCAATGATTCGATTTTCACAGGCGCGTTCCCTTTTCAAAGCATTAACGGCGAATGCTTCGATTCGTGCAGTTGCGCAATAAATATTCGCGATTTCGCCTTCGTGGCCACGCGACGAGCCGCGAAGCGAAGCGGACATCCAGACGACTCGACCTGGAGACCTGGAATCGGCCTCTGTCAAAAGAGAATTGTAAGCGTTCACCTCGTTCACTGTGATCGTGCAGTCTCTGACCTATAAAGGACAGGTCGGCATATGTGATCTTACATACAGGTGTCAAAATGTTCGATACTTGCCACTTGATTAGTTTTCTCTCATCTGTCATTTTATCTGCAACGTATTTGTATTTCATTCGACAGGAGGACCATTAGCTATCGTAGACAATGCGACCATTGATTCATacaaatattcgaacacttctAGAATCTTTTTATAGTGCATATTataggaaacattttgaaatcttatTAGAACACTGTAATAAGACTATCACGATCATATGGATAAAACTTGGAAagggtttgaaaatttatattagaagCTGGAAGCAGAGAAAATCAAAGTATTCGAACAATCAATTATTCTCTATATTAACAAACCGCATATACTTTATCGTGTATATAATGCATTAATTGCACGTTTAAGACTGCTATTCCTAGtgtatattaatttcttattcggtgtatgtttgcaataaatctcTTGTAACTTCCTCAACTCCCGTTAGTTAGTAGAAATTGCAACGATTCTGTCATTCCGtgatatacaaattttttatactatttatGAGATCTAGCGATTCCTACCTCTTAGAGATAAGATTTTTAATTACGTAAAGCAGACGGCTGTCAGATATTAAACAACATATGTTTCAAACTATCCCCTATTAGTTCCAAAGAAGAAACAGCATGTAAATGTTGGCGAATGATTATACATATACTAGGAATTAATTATCATTttgcatacatgtatataatctTTAGATACTCTCCGCTTATCACAGTCGAATAACTTCTATCTCGCacgaattctttaattaatttaatcgctATAAATAGCATTAGGTACACGTTGCATTATCAACTTTTTCCCTCCATCTAGAATTAACATCTACACTTCGTAATCTGAAAATTTCACACTCCAATAACCCACGATAAGAAACATTAATTACACGCGCTAATGAGAAAGATTTATAGACCTtgcttttatttctaataaattccaAATCGAATCAAAGTTACAATTTCTTAGTTACCTTTTTTTTCTATCTATCTGTTCGTTTTACAGGATGCCCCGTGATTGTAAATCACAGGTGGGAAACATGTTAAGTCACATTtcctgtattttatataattattcattttcaagTGGTTTCACAAGACAAAATCTCGCGAGTTGGCCACTGTCAGGGTCTTCGGTCACGCGACCCTGATTCCATGTTTTCTGGCTTCACGTGACACGCTCGCGTTCTACGATTCCTCGCCGCTTCCTGTACTCGCGACTAATTATATGGAAAACGTCGTCCGCTCTTAATCCAAAGGGAAGACGTAGAAATTGTGGGGGAACGGCTCTTCCACGCCGGAAATTCCAACCGGAATTACTCATAGTCTGCGTATGACGCCGCAAACAGGATTCTTAATAGCTTCGTATTTTTTTCACTCGATCGTTTAATTCCACGGcagtaaaagaaatatttttcacttttattagtgGAAATTACGATGGAATAAAATGACTGAAGAGTTCTTTCATAAGCGTATTTTAACCTTTCGAAAATAAATcgtaaatgttaattaaaactaaaattaaGGAAAAAGACGGTGTAATGTTACTAAATAAACTGTTCTGTAAAGAAGCGCGTGTTGGACGTTAATTAtttgtacactttcgtcagtagcaaaggaaatatttttcattattatttgaaattataatggACGAAAAGTCGCCAGATTTTGCTCTTGTGTACTTACAATTTTATGTGagaaaaatttcacaaaatcATAGGCATGTTGTAACTGTCGaaaataaacgataataaaGGCAATGCTAAAAATCGgaaatatcgttttatagtaatcATTCAGGTATAcatattatcgaataaattgtataaaagcACTTTAGTTATATTTTGCACGATTGTCAGGTAGACGAATTTGCAATAGAGACGACTTTCACgtctatttctaaataaatctaGTAGTTTGTTTAAACCATTGTAACGAAATTTTCTGACAAGAagaacgttgaaaaatatgttagaATAATAACtagaatacaaaatttaacattttgaGCGAATTGTCAAATCGATCAAACacgattatattatatattaatggaTTTAGACAACTTGGAATCAAGAATCGAAGCATCGAAGAAACTTCAAAATAGTTCCGACAGAATTCACTAACttctataattagaaaataaaatcccGCGGAGATATCACGAATACCAGGCGTATCTTCCGATCTTTACGGTCTCGTTCGAAGTGGATAAAAAAGGCAGAACGCCGAAAACACGCGAGCACACTGGACCAGTCGAGAATGGAACATTAGTATGCAAATGGGTCCAGGGCCGACTCGTTCGCGTATTTATTTCAGAAGATGGAACCACGCGAGATCCTTCGAAGGACGATCGTTGAAATCGACGTAAATCGTTCGACTCGCTGTATCCTCGTTTTATGATTTTCCTTGCGATCTTATCTAAACTCGAACCGTGTCCTTTTCTGTGCCGTGTTTGCTTTTTATCGACGCCGAGAGAACTGTTCCACGGTGctagtaattttattttcttcgcaGAAAATGAGAAGAACGTTGAGAAGGACGAGCTTTCTAATCGTTGTCAGAAACTTtgctaaataataaatttaatatctgtataaatcGATTACGTTATTACTTGGTAAAGAGATTAGACTTTCTTAGAAATTTTACGACGATTCTATATTTATAGAAGAGACGGCTTAGTTCGGTTCATGGGTGAGAATATCGTTGGTATGCGAAAAATATTCCTGTTGAGCGATTTTATTTCAGAACAGAGTGGGTTGCACCCTGACGTTTCGAAGGTTCCTGAAATCGTCGATCGAGTGGGTCAGTGGGTCGTTGTCACGTTAATTACGAGGAATCCAGAGGCTGCGTACACCTCGAGCAATCACCTCCTTGTACAGGAATTCTCTTCGCTTCTCCTCCTTTACTTTTCGTTCTCGCCATTTCCGACAATCACAACATGGAAATGAAACGTTTCGTTGTACATTCCTGtcatataaatcatattttgttCAAGTCACTCATATTCGcaatgaaaaatatcttttataccGAAATTTACACAATGGGATACGTTAGCCCCATGTTTCGTAGCGAGATTTGGCATTTTGATGAGTTTCAGTTCCAAATTTTTCCAATTgttgaaaatatgtaaatggtTTCaggaaaattgatttttatttgataCGAATAACGGGCGATTATTATTTTACGGCTGTTATTCAGACCTATGCCTTCTCCttacattattttaattgaaaccGTTTACGTACAGTATAGTCAATTATACACTAGAGCCGACagcttaattaaaatattaaaattttctatttagagAAACTCCAAGTCATCGCTggataaaaataacataaaaataataataatgacctatttaaatttcatataccGTTATTTGTTAAATCGTGAATAAACTTTCCCTAAAAGGAAGAATAAATAATCTAACACTTGTATGAAGAGGATAAATTGCGATCGTTATAGCGTAACTGctttcgttataacattataacgtccTGAATTTATTGACAAAAATTGCCCATTCTAGGATACTCCACTGTGCGATATTTATCGGTAAATTGCTTAAACGTCTTTGGGTTTGCGACtgaataattacgaataatgaTAGTCGAGTAACGAGTAATACCAGAACCGTGACAAACTTTTACCGGAGAGTTCGAAGCTACAAAGAAATCCCACTTATATTTCCGGTAAAAGAGCAATACCGGTCTCGAGGTAGCCGGGGAAAGCTTTTAAGATACTTGGcaatcttctttctctttttccgggTTAACGATGTTGGGACACTTGctcgtt comes from the Bombus terrestris chromosome 8, iyBomTerr1.2, whole genome shotgun sequence genome and includes:
- the LOC105666002 gene encoding uncharacterized protein LOC105666002; protein product: MRGANQDTATPYCRCRVLYLGSSVPHASKEGLLGVQEPLRELYPEQGALGARGLDSWLSVWSNGLLLENVDEHRKKVTRFFPIEALHYCAAVRHVKGGSGDASNTRFLPLDSPFARTPSANHPPLFAAVLRRTTGIKVLECHAFICKRDMAANALVRCCFHAYADSSYAKGLDPSATTTNGVTSGHPSNNSLYHTLGGSSTTLDSPQATRLDATSTDDLSLYNGDENHKVWARGREEVDGLYQEQGTLRSTKGSRPRQLVAPPPPPPPPPPPSQPLLLEESSSSSVRRKANKKLKKLKNRSSHEDPLQQAHLHPQLHQGIYTNGHGHHTLGHPVRQQHYHPHPLPPSSRSVAGTLARPAPVLLVPAATLPRKAHHHPKGLRPIPAAAPIVPVYAPLPVVPPPPAAAIYPAGTYGTAGNRGRRQHLEADSSTLGASRRLAASHADLTTAEMSRAADSPENESRFGTGIYRRKGHLNERAFSYSIRAEHRSRSHGSLASLGFSGQNGNALPKEEKKDREIAQLVAGLNLDDSPERVQPMPANSRSGYSHHQQQLQPLPRPRPR